The following coding sequences are from one Acipenser ruthenus chromosome 7, fAciRut3.2 maternal haplotype, whole genome shotgun sequence window:
- the LOC131737487 gene encoding uncharacterized protein LOC131737487, translating into MTVSKIVPKNKAPGVDFCGVKQYYYIIRSDLGCYMRSSNFHEGRDLSVFSLHQSCRGGDFYLAHQDDLFYIIKGKEYRRVTNMNTDSGAEVFSLHPNCQGGDHYLSAFGNVYIIFQSKGTYHRTSNMNKDSDGVDFPLHSACRDGLYYWGIDSYYYFVKPDDKWGVQYYRCTNFNTNQDPDTFSFHSDVVNFLPGGLSISQGSAFGKWENIKTISNDSAQPLKWTKKITKKVGYTKEKMSSMEHNWKISMSATYQAGDLTAAFAKYQFSLSAEYGGTSINTEKEDWSEATEVEESIEMTIQPNEKVYIWQYNLGFGKESVLFCRDLKITKTSTPPTEIPLPPSTQ; encoded by the coding sequence ATGACCGTGTCTAAAATCGTTCCCAAGAACAAGGCTCCTGGGGTGGATTTCTGTGGAGTGAAGCAGTACTATTACATCATCCGATCTGACCTCGGCTGCTACATGAGATCTAGCAACTTCCATGAAGGAAGAGACCTGTCTGTGTTCAGCCTGCATCAGTCCTGCCGTGGAGGAGACTTCTACCTGGCTCACCAGGATGATCTCTTCTACATCATCAAAGGGAAAGAGTATCGCCGGGTCACCAACATGAACACGGACTCTGGGGCCGAGGTCTTCAGTCTCCACCCCAACTGTCAAGGAGGCGACCACTACCTGTCTGCCTTCGGGAACGTCTACATCATCTTCCAAAGCAAGGGCACTTACCATCGCACTTCCAACATGAACAAGGACAGCGATGGCGTTGACTTTCCTCTCCATTCTGCCTGCAGAGACGGCCTGTATTACTGGGGCATTGACAGCTACTACTATTTTGTAAAGCCTGATGACAAATGGGGAGTCCAGTATTACAGGTGCACCAACTTCAACACGAACCAAGACCCTGACACTTTCTCCTTCCACTCGGATGTGGTCAACTTCCTGCCCGGTGGCTTGTCCATTTCTCAGGGTTCAGCCTTTGGGAAATGGGAGAACATCAAGACCATCTCCAACGACTCTGCGCAACCCCTGAAATGGACCAAGAAGATTACCAAGAAAGTGGGCTACACCAAGGAGAAGATGTCCAGCATGGAGCACAACTGGAAGATCTCGATGAGCGCCACCTATCAGGCCGGAGACCTCACTGCAGCCTTTGCTAAGTATCAGTTCTCTCTCAGTGCTGAGTACGGTGGAACAAGCATCAACACAGAAAAGGAAGACTGGAGTGAAGCTACGGAAGTTGAGGAGAGCATTGAAATGACCATCCAGCCCAATGAAAAGGTCTATATCTGGCAGTACAACCTCGGTTTTGGCAAGGAATCGGTTTTGTTCTGTCGGGATCTCAAAATCACTAAAACTTCCACTCCGCCTACTGAAATACCCCTTCCACCCTCCACACAGTAA